The proteins below come from a single Gemmatimonadota bacterium genomic window:
- a CDS encoding haloacid dehalogenase type II, producing the protein MKVGPETGPPFDFARFDALTFDCYGTLIDWEAGILSFLRPLLDAHGVVDQNDEELLERYARLESEAQQGPFRRYRSILADVARGFGEDFGFVPTSAQVEGLAASVGAWPPFADAARALRALETRYRLAIVSNVDDDLFAGSAGRLGVDFSEVVTAQQVGSYKPDQGHFHEVLDRLDLPRGRVLHVAQSLYHDIAPARALGITCVWVNRRAGSRGGGATKPASARPDHEVADLRTLVEEMGLAEAMGR; encoded by the coding sequence GTGAAGGTTGGGCCGGAGACGGGGCCGCCATTTGACTTCGCGCGGTTCGACGCGCTCACCTTCGACTGCTACGGAACACTGATCGACTGGGAGGCCGGCATCCTCTCGTTTCTCCGGCCGCTTCTCGATGCCCATGGCGTCGTCGACCAGAACGACGAGGAGCTCCTGGAGCGGTACGCTCGCCTCGAGTCCGAAGCCCAGCAGGGACCGTTCCGGCGATATCGCTCCATTCTCGCCGACGTGGCGCGCGGCTTTGGTGAGGACTTCGGCTTCGTGCCGACCAGCGCCCAGGTGGAGGGCTTGGCGGCGTCGGTCGGCGCTTGGCCGCCGTTCGCGGACGCGGCCCGGGCGCTGAGGGCGCTCGAGACCCGCTATCGGCTGGCGATCGTGTCCAACGTGGATGACGACTTGTTCGCGGGGTCCGCGGGCCGACTAGGGGTCGACTTCTCTGAGGTCGTGACGGCCCAGCAGGTCGGTAGCTACAAGCCGGACCAGGGACACTTTCACGAGGTTCTGGACAGACTCGACCTCCCGCGTGGTCGGGTCCTGCACGTCGCCCAAAGCCTGTATCACGACATTGCTCCGGCACGCGCTCTCGGGATCACGTGCGTCTGGGTCAATCGGCGCGCGGGAAGCCGAGGAGGTGGCGCGACGAAGCCTGCCAGCGCCCGGCCCGACCACGAGGTCGCCGACCTGCGCACGCTCGTCGAGGAGATGGGGCTCGCCGAGGCAATGGGACGCTAG
- a CDS encoding aminopeptidase P family protein, with protein sequence MRPAVLALLTLALALALAPAATNAQEARARWERMCLIRAEKFDLVLPTAMRDNDLDMWIVVMREGLLDPMWEALGRGYVGGWAYYVFTDRGDRVERAALGVGGYMLEQCGVYDHFGGAGELADYVAERDPQRIGVNIAESIGGADGLSHTSYLHLKRELGSYGERLVSAERFVSDFRSTRTAAEIAAFAEAGEMSREIAERALSNEVITPGITTLEDVAWWMSDQLLARGLDSSFDMPSVYVTGPEGIAATSSDRIIQRGDLLMVDWGVGFLDFYTDMKRIAYVLRDGEREVPAGIQNAFDRAKQVRDVMKASIKPAATAQLALDATWSALERAGFNRIEFNQPSVDPTITDVVIGPHSVGNWGHGFGPSLAFFNPTRLTYELRPGTLISVELFAYTANPDWGNAKVRIPLEDDALVTERGIEWLYPVNARILLIK encoded by the coding sequence ATGAGACCCGCGGTCCTCGCCCTCCTGACGCTCGCGCTCGCGCTCGCTCTTGCTCCGGCTGCGACGAATGCTCAGGAGGCGCGGGCGCGCTGGGAGCGCATGTGCCTGATCCGCGCCGAGAAGTTCGATCTCGTGCTGCCGACGGCGATGCGTGACAACGACCTCGACATGTGGATCGTCGTCATGAGGGAAGGGCTCCTCGACCCGATGTGGGAGGCGCTCGGCCGTGGCTACGTGGGAGGCTGGGCATACTACGTCTTCACGGATCGAGGCGACCGCGTCGAGCGGGCCGCGCTCGGCGTAGGAGGTTACATGCTCGAGCAGTGCGGCGTGTATGACCACTTCGGCGGTGCCGGAGAGCTGGCAGACTACGTTGCCGAACGGGACCCCCAGCGCATCGGCGTGAACATCGCCGAGTCGATCGGCGGGGCCGATGGGCTCTCCCACACCTCTTATCTGCACCTGAAGCGCGAGCTCGGGAGCTACGGCGAGCGCTTGGTGTCGGCCGAGCGCTTCGTCTCCGACTTCCGATCCACGCGGACCGCGGCCGAGATCGCCGCTTTCGCGGAGGCTGGGGAGATGTCTCGCGAGATCGCTGAGCGCGCCCTTTCAAACGAGGTCATCACTCCAGGAATAACCACGCTCGAGGATGTCGCCTGGTGGATGTCGGATCAGCTTCTCGCGCGCGGCCTCGACTCCTCGTTCGACATGCCGTCCGTCTACGTCACCGGTCCCGAGGGCATCGCCGCCACGTCGAGCGACCGCATCATCCAGCGCGGTGACCTGCTGATGGTCGACTGGGGCGTCGGGTTCCTCGACTTCTACACCGACATGAAGCGTATCGCCTACGTTCTACGCGACGGTGAAAGGGAGGTGCCGGCGGGAATCCAGAACGCCTTCGATCGCGCCAAGCAGGTGCGGGACGTGATGAAGGCGAGCATCAAACCGGCGGCTACGGCCCAGTTGGCCCTCGATGCCACGTGGAGCGCGCTCGAGCGCGCGGGCTTCAACCGAATCGAGTTCAACCAACCGAGCGTCGATCCCACGATCACGGACGTGGTCATAGGACCCCACTCGGTCGGGAACTGGGGCCACGGGTTCGGCCCATCCCTCGCGTTCTTCAACCCGACGCGGCTGACCTACGAGCTGCGGCCGGGCACGCTGATTTCCGTGGAGCTGTTCGCGTATACGGCCAATCCGGACTGGGGTAACGCCAAAGTGCGAATTCCGTTGGAGGACGACGCGTTGGTCACGGAGCGCGGTATCGAGTGGCTCTATCCGGTGAATGCCCGCATCCTGTTGATCAAGTGA